One genomic region from Sphingobacterium sp. UGAL515B_05 encodes:
- a CDS encoding TonB-dependent receptor, protein MKKAKLTQFQNWHKSTKNVVLFCALAVACSPREAVARALLMEGEHREMVPSELTQEDIIVNGRVIDRDGKPMIGVSVSEKGKRNQQTTDKDGHYQIKVASSAILVFTYVGHETVEQAVAGQKTLNVSLKVGTNDLNEVVVVGYTSQKKSLITGSISTMKVDERMNAIPTTSAGNLLIGKLSGVNVSTVNAIPGSQPAISVRTKSSLNDQNVIYVIDGVVRGSGDFNNLSPNEIDEISVLKDAASAAIYGARSAGGVILVTTKRGTQGRPVFNYSAGYSIDTRTKNVNLTSAVQAGELYTRINGAADPAGWAWSQEELDHYKTINNGWGYDQLETVWRNPSTQTHNLSVNGGSDKVRYFGAASYVKQTGFLDPLTYDKYNIRMNVTADITKDLEIFSGFALYNNFTGNAVFEDAAANYGKLRVWQPDQPVYTDNGQYIDYGWIANMGASVDGTAGYNKAKMLKPQLIISGTYKAPFLDGLKAKVSYARSWSNEITQKFYKNYPLFLMKRSGPNNRIISTADSDIVGTRKSTWVGKDFIERKSTYSDDKQFNVQLNYDHVFNGVHRVSGALVTEWYEGGGAGITGGRETFPVYLTDQFWAASSARADGWADGDTDFLNGRMSYVGQFNYAYADKYLVNFSFREDGSMQFAPNERWGFFPAGSVGWVASEEKFFNKSVIQFLKFRGSVGLTGNDAVGGGGWQWQEAYKAGSSAYFGTSPSPSVGIGYGPVVNPNLTWEKSLSYNFGADMNFLKNWNISLDYWYRNTYDILKNRQLSLPTTFSLSMPDENYAKVKAQGFDLQLGYRKDRPDFSYYANLTMSYGWNKVITQDYAQNAQTIDVPVGKSLSYITGWQYDRILRTQADVDAFVAANPNYKHNGLSPALGMMVYKDLSGPDGKPDGNIDDWDRVMLKPNNNPVVYGLNLGGSWKGFHVDMMLSGRLGEKKWMNDLAGGVEWNRMWDQWYSDSWTPENPNATLPKRVSANNASTYQTNSAYWLKDGSFMRMKYLTLSYDLPKGKFYNKVFDNIRIFATGTNLFVLSPFNKYYDPEIGGGNAFPVLRSYNFGIDVKF, encoded by the coding sequence ATGAAAAAAGCGAAATTAACACAGTTTCAAAATTGGCACAAAAGCACAAAAAATGTTGTGCTCTTTTGTGCTTTGGCTGTCGCCTGCAGCCCTAGAGAGGCGGTAGCGAGAGCATTATTAATGGAGGGCGAGCATCGGGAAATGGTTCCGTCTGAACTTACTCAGGAAGATATCATTGTAAATGGTCGCGTGATTGACAGGGACGGGAAACCGATGATCGGAGTGTCCGTTTCAGAAAAAGGGAAGCGAAATCAACAGACTACGGATAAAGATGGTCATTATCAGATCAAAGTTGCTTCATCGGCAATATTGGTTTTCACCTATGTTGGACATGAAACCGTCGAACAAGCAGTTGCTGGACAGAAGACGCTCAATGTTTCTTTGAAAGTAGGAACGAACGATCTGAATGAGGTTGTGGTAGTTGGATATACTTCGCAGAAAAAATCTTTGATTACCGGATCTATTTCAACAATGAAAGTGGATGAGCGGATGAATGCGATTCCAACGACCTCTGCGGGAAATCTTCTCATCGGTAAGCTATCGGGTGTTAATGTAAGTACAGTTAATGCAATCCCGGGATCACAACCTGCAATCAGTGTGCGGACAAAGTCTTCGCTTAATGATCAAAATGTTATTTATGTAATTGATGGTGTTGTTCGGGGATCGGGAGATTTTAATAACCTGAGTCCAAATGAAATCGATGAGATTTCGGTGTTAAAGGACGCAGCTTCAGCAGCCATTTATGGGGCTCGTTCGGCAGGAGGTGTAATCTTAGTGACCACTAAAAGAGGAACGCAGGGTAGGCCGGTCTTTAACTATTCAGCAGGATATAGTATCGACACGCGAACAAAGAATGTAAATCTAACGAGTGCCGTGCAGGCCGGTGAACTTTATACGCGTATTAATGGTGCTGCTGACCCTGCGGGATGGGCCTGGTCTCAGGAGGAACTAGATCATTATAAGACAATCAATAATGGTTGGGGCTACGATCAGCTGGAAACAGTATGGCGCAATCCATCCACACAAACACACAATCTTAGTGTGAATGGTGGGAGTGATAAGGTGCGATATTTTGGTGCTGCATCATATGTTAAGCAAACAGGATTTTTAGATCCGCTTACCTATGATAAGTATAATATTCGGATGAATGTAACTGCCGATATTACGAAGGATCTTGAAATATTTTCAGGTTTTGCGCTTTATAACAACTTTACTGGAAATGCTGTTTTTGAAGATGCAGCGGCCAATTATGGTAAGTTGCGCGTATGGCAGCCTGATCAGCCGGTATACACGGATAATGGTCAATACATCGATTATGGGTGGATTGCCAATATGGGGGCGAGTGTAGATGGAACTGCTGGTTATAATAAGGCAAAAATGTTGAAACCACAATTGATTATAAGCGGAACTTACAAGGCTCCGTTTTTAGATGGGTTGAAAGCCAAAGTGTCGTATGCAAGAAGCTGGTCTAATGAAATTACTCAAAAGTTTTATAAGAACTATCCATTATTTTTAATGAAAAGAAGTGGTCCAAATAATCGTATTATTTCGACTGCTGACAGCGATATTGTTGGAACGAGAAAATCAACTTGGGTTGGAAAGGATTTTATTGAACGAAAATCGACCTATAGTGACGATAAACAGTTCAATGTTCAGCTGAACTACGATCATGTATTTAATGGTGTACATCGGGTATCTGGAGCTTTGGTTACAGAGTGGTATGAAGGTGGAGGAGCAGGCATCACAGGTGGAAGGGAAACTTTTCCGGTGTATCTAACTGACCAATTTTGGGCGGCTAGTAGTGCACGTGCTGATGGTTGGGCTGATGGTGATACAGACTTTCTCAATGGGCGGATGTCTTATGTCGGACAGTTTAATTATGCCTATGCGGACAAATATTTAGTTAATTTTTCTTTCCGCGAAGATGGTTCCATGCAATTTGCACCGAATGAGCGCTGGGGATTCTTTCCAGCAGGTTCGGTCGGATGGGTTGCTTCGGAAGAGAAATTTTTCAATAAATCAGTGATCCAATTTTTGAAATTCAGGGGATCGGTCGGTTTGACAGGGAATGATGCAGTTGGAGGTGGAGGATGGCAATGGCAGGAAGCTTATAAAGCCGGAAGTTCAGCTTATTTTGGCACAAGCCCTTCTCCTTCTGTCGGAATCGGCTACGGTCCTGTGGTCAACCCTAATTTGACTTGGGAAAAATCATTGAGTTACAATTTTGGAGCGGATATGAATTTTCTGAAGAATTGGAATATTTCACTCGATTATTGGTATCGGAATACCTATGATATTTTGAAGAATCGTCAATTATCCCTTCCGACAACTTTTAGTTTGTCTATGCCAGATGAGAACTACGCAAAAGTCAAAGCACAGGGATTCGATCTGCAGTTGGGGTATCGTAAGGATCGGCCGGATTTCTCCTATTATGCAAATCTGACGATGTCCTATGGCTGGAATAAGGTAATTACACAGGATTATGCGCAGAATGCACAGACGATTGATGTGCCTGTTGGCAAATCGTTGAGTTATATCACAGGTTGGCAGTATGATCGTATCTTGAGAACTCAAGCAGATGTGGATGCCTTTGTTGCCGCAAATCCGAATTATAAGCATAATGGTTTGTCTCCGGCATTAGGGATGATGGTGTACAAGGATTTGAGTGGACCTGATGGTAAACCGGATGGAAATATCGATGATTGGGACCGCGTGATGTTAAAACCAAATAATAATCCTGTTGTATATGGTCTAAACCTAGGTGGGAGCTGGAAAGGATTTCATGTGGATATGATGCTTTCAGGACGTTTGGGAGAGAAAAAATGGATGAATGATCTTGCTGGAGGGGTAGAATGGAACCGCATGTGGGATCAATGGTATTCGGACAGCTGGACGCCGGAGAACCCAAATGCGACTTTGCCGAAGCGTGTGAGTGCCAATAATGCAAGTACATATCAAACAAACAGTGCCTATTGGTTGAAAGATGGCAGTTTTATGCGGATGAAATACCTGACTTTAAGTTACGATTTACCAAAGGGGAAATTTTATAATAAAGTTTTTGATAACATAAGGATTTTCGCTACAGGGACCAATCTCTTTGTGCTTAGCCCATTCAATAAATATTATGATCCGGAGATTGGTGGTGGCAATGCATTCCCTGTATTGCGTTCATACAATTTTGGTATCGATGTTAAATTTTAA
- a CDS encoding RagB/SusD family nutrient uptake outer membrane protein, which translates to MKTRKLIYGLCLAMLTSCSLDYKNTGVINPDNVWMDKTMINSYLSDVYGKMMPGWPIAANGTDEGMNQPTDMGNFPRGLVTVDNQGQELNYANIDRINFFLDKMATVTVLSDAEKKPLVGQALFWRAWDYWGKVWNVGGVPLILHFQDVTNVPSLFVNRNSTTECMTQILKDLDDAIANLPDVWTGSDYGRIDKGTAMAFKGRILLRYASPLFNPNNDQKRWESAYKANKDAVDFLKSMGKGLYEGKFEDIWYNERNKEVIMLNQFYKPDHKLDQKNVRPGPLTKDYANDNQAILPLLMAYPKKDGTPLKLDLNRLANDPVYNEQFMTDFYVGRDPRFYATIFSPGTAYPASDKLVGGMKYWNTMKKVPDASSATGFRYVSLINDELKVGDVYSSGYYQLKGIDKSLTQATVYDAETDWVEIRFAEVLMNYGECANETGKSAEALGVLYDIRKRAGIEAGSGNYGITANSQTSIRQAYMDERFIEFAYEGMRFTDLRRWKKFDLLNSLKYRSGLYAVIKDQANIASFDWTKDMYDPTVRKLFRFEYVQNLDGDNQYQFNVNLQHWFYPLQKQVIDRNSKIEQNNEWGGSFNPLK; encoded by the coding sequence ATGAAAACTAGAAAACTAATATATGGACTCTGTTTGGCGATGCTAACCAGCTGTAGTTTAGATTATAAAAATACGGGTGTCATTAATCCAGACAACGTCTGGATGGATAAGACCATGATTAATTCCTATTTGTCCGATGTTTACGGTAAGATGATGCCAGGGTGGCCAATTGCGGCTAACGGAACAGATGAGGGTATGAATCAACCGACGGACATGGGAAATTTTCCAAGGGGTTTGGTTACGGTAGATAACCAAGGACAAGAGTTAAATTACGCTAATATTGACCGGATCAACTTTTTCCTGGATAAAATGGCAACGGTTACTGTACTTTCTGATGCTGAAAAGAAACCGTTGGTCGGTCAAGCACTATTTTGGCGTGCATGGGATTATTGGGGAAAAGTGTGGAATGTGGGTGGTGTACCGTTGATTCTTCACTTTCAGGATGTGACCAATGTACCTTCATTATTTGTAAACCGTAATTCAACAACGGAATGCATGACGCAGATTTTGAAGGACCTTGATGATGCCATCGCAAATCTTCCGGATGTTTGGACCGGAAGTGACTATGGACGTATTGATAAAGGTACGGCAATGGCATTTAAGGGACGTATACTATTACGTTATGCCAGCCCTTTATTTAATCCTAACAATGATCAAAAACGTTGGGAATCAGCCTATAAGGCTAATAAAGATGCGGTTGATTTCTTAAAGAGCATGGGCAAGGGCTTATACGAAGGTAAATTTGAAGATATCTGGTATAACGAGCGCAATAAGGAAGTCATTATGCTGAATCAGTTTTATAAACCTGATCATAAATTAGATCAAAAAAATGTTCGTCCCGGGCCGCTAACCAAAGATTATGCTAATGATAACCAGGCAATTCTTCCCTTATTGATGGCTTACCCCAAAAAGGATGGAACGCCCTTAAAGTTGGATCTCAATCGCTTGGCCAATGATCCAGTATATAATGAGCAATTTATGACTGATTTTTATGTCGGACGTGATCCTCGATTTTATGCAACAATCTTTAGTCCAGGTACGGCTTATCCGGCAAGCGATAAGTTAGTAGGAGGGATGAAGTATTGGAATACGATGAAAAAGGTGCCGGATGCAAGCTCTGCTACTGGATTTAGGTATGTGAGTTTAATAAATGATGAACTGAAAGTAGGAGATGTATATTCTTCCGGATATTATCAACTTAAAGGAATTGATAAATCATTAACGCAGGCTACTGTATATGATGCAGAGACAGATTGGGTAGAAATCCGCTTCGCAGAGGTATTGATGAACTATGGTGAATGTGCCAACGAAACAGGAAAGTCGGCGGAAGCGCTAGGAGTTTTGTATGATATCCGTAAAAGAGCTGGTATCGAGGCTGGAAGTGGAAATTATGGTATCACGGCTAATTCTCAGACAAGCATCCGCCAAGCCTATATGGATGAGCGTTTTATTGAATTTGCTTACGAAGGGATGCGTTTCACTGATTTGCGTCGTTGGAAAAAATTTGACCTCTTGAATTCCCTTAAATATCGTTCAGGACTTTATGCTGTTATTAAAGATCAAGCAAATATAGCTTCTTTTGATTGGACCAAAGATATGTATGATCCTACCGTACGCAAGCTTTTCCGTTTTGAATATGTTCAGAATTTAGATGGCGATAATCAATATCAATTTAATGTCAACTTACAGCATTGGTTCTATCCACTGCAAAAGCAAGTAATCGATAGAAATTCAAAAATTGAACAAAATAATGAATGGGGTGGAAGTTTTAATCCATTGAAATAA
- a CDS encoding DUF5703 domain-containing protein: MKAKILLFIFLNLLGHVLFAQKKALNDYDINWTSPGLNSQGSMPIGNGDIGANVWVEDNGDLVFYISKTDAWSEVGRILKLGRVRVSIQPSSIKKSGFLQTLKLQYGEMKINLGDTQINFWVDANNPVIEMDIKSPNATKVKVQYENWHKERRLIAGSEGFSVSGFGESLGEVFQEPDIVVSNNSDKIVSYHHNNYSIWKRNLSIQSLENTLQNNSDPLLGLTYGLLIQGNGLKNVNDTILVSSRERKQHRIEIFPFTKKINPVIWQNELVKRAHFIESLSYQKRLTAHRKWWVDFWNRSYIFITANDEKNREDAEKVTQGYILQRFINACAGRGNFPIKFNGSIFTVDTYNRKGERPNMDADYRSWGGSYWWQNTRLIYWSMLLSGDLDLMKPFFKMYFDVLPIRKEATRKYYQHEGAFYPETMDFWGTYNIGDYGSNRAGLKEGFTINPYVRYYWSGGLELSLMMLDYYSFTKDAEFLKKMVPFVSEILTFYDQHWKRGVDGKIKFDPAMSLETYHTAINPLPEIVGIRTVAQKMMNLPQSHISALDREKWSKLIADLPALPIHIVKGDTLLAPAHEFSNKANAESPELYAVFPYRAYGLKRPNLALAKRTFRARNHKENGGWQQSSIQATLLGLTEEAKNMIIQSYSSWDKNFRFPAFWGPNYDWTPDQCHGNVAAIALQRMIIQYEDANVDLFPSWPKEWNVRFKLMGPNKHIYEGEYKKGVLKLKSNP, translated from the coding sequence ATGAAAGCGAAAATACTATTATTTATATTCTTAAATTTATTAGGACATGTTTTATTTGCACAGAAGAAGGCATTAAATGATTATGATATAAATTGGACAAGTCCTGGTCTAAATTCTCAAGGTTCTATGCCTATTGGTAATGGTGATATTGGTGCTAATGTTTGGGTAGAAGATAATGGTGATTTAGTGTTTTATATTTCGAAAACAGATGCCTGGAGTGAAGTGGGAAGAATACTGAAATTAGGAAGAGTAAGAGTATCAATCCAACCTAGTTCTATTAAAAAGAGCGGATTTTTGCAAACTTTAAAATTGCAGTATGGTGAAATGAAAATTAATTTGGGGGACACACAAATTAATTTTTGGGTCGATGCCAATAATCCTGTTATTGAAATGGATATTAAGAGCCCGAATGCCACAAAAGTTAAAGTGCAATATGAAAATTGGCATAAAGAAAGAAGATTGATAGCTGGTTCAGAAGGATTTTCAGTCTCTGGATTTGGAGAATCTTTAGGTGAAGTATTCCAAGAACCAGATATCGTTGTATCTAATAATTCTGACAAAATTGTATCGTATCATCACAATAATTATTCGATTTGGAAAAGAAATCTTAGCATACAATCCCTAGAGAACACCTTGCAAAATAACAGCGACCCATTATTAGGTTTAACCTATGGTTTGTTGATTCAGGGAAATGGATTAAAAAATGTTAACGATACTATTTTGGTCTCCAGTCGGGAGAGAAAGCAGCATCGAATTGAAATATTTCCATTTACAAAGAAAATCAATCCTGTTATCTGGCAAAATGAGTTAGTAAAAAGAGCTCATTTTATCGAAAGTCTCTCGTATCAAAAACGGTTGACGGCTCATCGAAAATGGTGGGTGGATTTTTGGAATCGATCTTATATTTTTATTACCGCAAATGATGAAAAAAATAGAGAAGATGCGGAGAAAGTAACTCAAGGTTATATTTTGCAGCGGTTTATCAATGCATGTGCTGGTAGAGGTAACTTTCCGATTAAATTTAATGGAAGTATTTTTACAGTTGATACCTATAACAGAAAGGGAGAACGGCCAAATATGGATGCCGATTACCGCTCGTGGGGTGGTAGTTATTGGTGGCAAAATACGCGACTCATCTATTGGAGTATGCTATTGTCAGGCGATCTTGATTTGATGAAACCCTTTTTCAAGATGTATTTTGATGTATTGCCAATTAGAAAGGAAGCAACGAGAAAATATTATCAACATGAAGGTGCGTTTTATCCTGAAACAATGGATTTTTGGGGGACATATAATATTGGAGATTATGGAAGTAATAGAGCAGGCTTAAAAGAAGGTTTTACGATAAATCCCTATGTAAGGTATTATTGGTCAGGTGGATTGGAGCTGTCACTCATGATGTTAGATTATTATTCATTTACTAAAGATGCCGAATTTTTGAAAAAGATGGTACCTTTTGTATCTGAGATTTTAACGTTTTATGATCAGCATTGGAAAAGAGGTGTTGACGGTAAAATAAAATTTGATCCTGCGATGTCTCTGGAAACCTATCATACTGCAATAAATCCTTTACCGGAAATTGTAGGGATAAGGACGGTTGCTCAAAAAATGATGAATCTTCCGCAGAGTCACATATCAGCTTTAGATCGAGAAAAATGGTCAAAATTGATTGCTGATTTGCCGGCTCTTCCTATACACATTGTAAAGGGAGATACTTTACTTGCCCCTGCGCATGAATTTAGCAATAAAGCAAATGCGGAGAGTCCTGAACTTTATGCTGTGTTTCCCTATCGCGCTTACGGGTTGAAGAGGCCGAACCTAGCATTAGCCAAAAGAACTTTTCGTGCAAGAAATCATAAGGAGAATGGTGGTTGGCAGCAAAGTTCTATTCAAGCCACTCTTTTAGGCTTAACAGAGGAAGCAAAAAATATGATCATACAAAGTTATTCAAGCTGGGATAAGAATTTTAGATTTCCAGCTTTTTGGGGACCAAATTACGATTGGACACCCGATCAATGTCATGGGAATGTTGCCGCGATAGCATTGCAACGTATGATCATCCAATATGAAGATGCTAACGTCGATTTGTTTCCCTCTTGGCCCAAAGAGTGGAATGTACGTTTTAAGTTAATGGGGCCAAATAAGCATATTTATGAAGGAGAATACAAAAAAGGAGTATTAAAACTCAAGTCAAATCCGTAA
- a CDS encoding right-handed parallel beta-helix repeat-containing protein has translation MKITFFLTCIFVLGFGTSSAQVKSEPREYHVAITGSDTQAGTPTKPLRTIMAAAKLAMPGDIITVHEGVYRESIVPPRGGFSAKQPITYRAAKGEKVVIKGSEEVKGWKLIGDDIWQLELPNSFFGTFNPYQEEIRGDWFWPTPKERKYHRGAVYLHGHWLMEASSKEQLLADHSPKGGWWASVDGEKTAIWARFPKVDPNLEQVEINVRPRVFYPDRPFVNYINVDGFVMEQAATNWAPPTAEQEGLIGTHWSKGWRIVNNTIQYSKCVGIALGKYGDAYDNKDTESAEGYVGNIKRALAFGWNKDSVGSHYVGNNKIAYCEQAGIVGSMGCSFSTVEHNTIHDIHIERLFTGAEMAGIKFHGAVDVSIRNNRIYRTNMAIWLDWMAQGAQIMNNLFYQNDLDIFLEVTHGPALVANNIMLSPKNLSMNAQGAAFAHNLFAGKIEVIAYDSRLTPYLKPHATGIVALKDNPAGDVQFVNNIFTKGSDVSDYYKAYLPVLLDANVYTKGSIAVSTAKVNARMGEIHANAEQQMKSYVSKLAVEHNALIDTNEAVLVNLVEKQGKLYLDFPFQAKWLQQKRDLVTSRSLSPTVISELPFEDRNGRPLQIDRDYFGKARKKSNPSPGPFEYTWKKEEKITLIYE, from the coding sequence ATGAAAATTACTTTTTTCTTAACCTGTATTTTCGTTTTGGGATTTGGAACCTCGTCGGCGCAGGTAAAATCGGAACCTCGGGAATACCATGTTGCGATCACTGGAAGTGATACGCAGGCCGGCACTCCTACAAAACCACTCCGTACTATAATGGCTGCAGCCAAACTTGCAATGCCAGGTGATATCATCACGGTTCACGAAGGGGTATACCGCGAAAGTATCGTTCCACCACGTGGTGGTTTTTCGGCAAAACAACCGATTACTTACCGTGCAGCAAAAGGTGAAAAAGTGGTTATTAAAGGCTCGGAAGAAGTGAAGGGCTGGAAGCTGATTGGTGACGATATTTGGCAGCTCGAATTGCCGAATTCATTCTTTGGTACATTCAATCCCTATCAGGAGGAAATCCGCGGGGACTGGTTTTGGCCAACACCGAAAGAAAGAAAATATCACCGCGGGGCAGTTTATCTTCATGGTCATTGGCTGATGGAAGCTTCTTCTAAAGAACAGCTCTTAGCCGATCATTCGCCGAAAGGGGGATGGTGGGCGTCGGTTGATGGGGAAAAAACGGCTATATGGGCCCGGTTTCCAAAGGTTGATCCGAACCTGGAACAGGTAGAAATCAATGTTCGACCTCGGGTATTCTATCCGGATCGTCCTTTTGTCAACTACATCAACGTGGATGGTTTTGTGATGGAACAGGCCGCGACTAACTGGGCACCACCCACTGCCGAACAGGAAGGACTTATCGGTACACATTGGAGTAAGGGCTGGCGTATAGTCAACAATACCATACAATATTCGAAATGTGTTGGAATTGCCCTAGGGAAATATGGTGATGCCTATGATAATAAAGATACAGAGTCCGCTGAAGGGTATGTGGGCAACATAAAAAGAGCGTTGGCTTTTGGTTGGAACAAAGACAGTGTCGGCAGTCATTATGTGGGAAATAACAAGATAGCCTATTGCGAACAGGCCGGTATTGTGGGCAGTATGGGCTGTTCATTCAGCACGGTAGAGCACAATACAATACATGATATCCATATCGAGCGCCTTTTTACCGGCGCTGAAATGGCAGGGATTAAATTTCATGGCGCTGTAGATGTTAGCATTCGAAATAATCGGATTTATCGGACGAATATGGCAATTTGGTTGGACTGGATGGCGCAAGGCGCACAGATTATGAATAACCTGTTTTATCAAAATGATCTCGATATATTTTTGGAGGTAACACATGGGCCTGCGTTGGTTGCCAATAATATTATGCTTTCCCCTAAAAATTTGTCAATGAATGCGCAAGGAGCGGCATTCGCGCATAATCTTTTTGCCGGAAAAATCGAAGTTATTGCATACGATAGCCGATTGACGCCATATCTGAAACCGCATGCAACTGGAATTGTTGCATTAAAGGATAATCCGGCAGGTGATGTGCAGTTTGTCAATAATATTTTTACAAAAGGATCTGATGTCAGTGATTATTATAAAGCGTATCTTCCCGTGTTGTTGGATGCTAATGTCTATACTAAGGGTAGTATTGCTGTTTCAACTGCCAAAGTAAATGCACGAATGGGGGAAATACATGCCAACGCCGAGCAGCAGATGAAGTCTTATGTGAGCAAACTTGCAGTAGAACATAATGCGTTGATCGATACGAATGAGGCTGTTCTTGTCAATTTAGTGGAAAAACAAGGTAAGCTCTACTTGGACTTTCCGTTTCAAGCAAAATGGTTGCAACAGAAGAGAGATTTGGTGACTTCAAGATCGTTAAGTCCAACG